The Nitrobacter hamburgensis X14 genome contains the following window.
TCGAGATCATCGGCGAAATCCGGAAAATCGAGGTGGCAGTGACTGTCGACAAGCATCGGCGGTTATCGGTTCAGGCCACGGACGGTTCGACATAGCGCGGGAACACGGGGACGGGTGGCGGCAACGTCGTGCCCGGCTTGATGCGGACGTGACCGCCAAGCATCGCGAAATTTCGCTCAGAGGCGGGAATGCCGAGGAGGTCGAGCATCGTCGCGCATGACGCAGGCATCGCGGGCTGTGCCAGGATCGCGATCTGGCGTACCACTTCAGCGGCGACATACAGCACCGTCTTCTGCCGCGCCGGATCGGTCTTGGCCAGGACCCAAGGCGCTTCGCCCGCAAAATAGCGGTTGGCTTCGGCGACGACGGCCCAGACCGCATTGAGCGCCTGATGAATCTGCTGCGTATTCATCGCCTCGCGCGCGACCGCGATCATACCGTCCGCCTGCGCGAGGATGGCTTTGTCGTTGTCGCTGAAGTCACCGGGCTCCGGTAGTGCGCCGTCGTGTTGCTTGGCGATCATCGACAGCGAGCGCTGCGCAAGGTTGCCGAAGTCGTTGGCGAGGTCGGCATTGATGCGCGCCACGATAGCCTCGTGGTTGTAGCTGCCGTCCTGCCCGAACGGCACCTCGCGCAGGAAGAAGTAGCGCACCTGATCGACGCCGTATTGCGCGGCGAGGTTGAAGGGATCGACGACGTTGCCGACCGACTTCGACATCTTCTCGCCGCGGTTGAACAGGAAGCCGTGAGCATAGACCCGCTTCTGCAACGGGATGCCCGCCGACATCAGGAAGGCCGGCCAGTAAACGGCGTGAAAGCGAATGATGTCCTTGCCGATGATGTGGAGGTCGGCCGGCCAGTAGCGCCAGTCCTTGTCGTTTTCGTCCGGAAAACCGACACCGGTGATGTAGTTGGTCAGCGCATCGACCCAGACGTACATGACGTGCTCGGGATCGTCGGGCACCTTGACGCCCCAGTCGAAGGTGGTGCGCGAGATCGACAGATCCTTGAGGCCGCCCTTCACAAAACTGATGACTTCATTGCGGCGGGAATCCGGGCCTATGAAGTCCGGCTGGCTTTCGTACAGCGCGAGCAGCCTGTCCTGATAGGCCGACAGTTTGAAGAAATAGCTCTTCTCCTCGACCCACTCTACCGGCGTGCCCTGCGGGCCACGTCGCACGTTGTCCTCGCCAACGACGGTCTCGTCCTCCGCGTAATAGGCTTCGTCGCGCACCGAATACCAGCCGGCGTAACTCGACAGGTAGATGTCGCCATTCGCCGCCATGCGTTTCCAAATTTCCTGGACCGAATGGTGATGTGCGGGTTCCGAGGTGCGGATGAACCGGTTGAACGAAATGTTCAGCGTCTCATCGAGCTTCCGCAGTAGCTCGGCGTTTCGCGTAGCGAGTTCAAGCGCGGATATATTTTCCTTCTGCGCGGTCTGCACCATCTTCTGGCCGTGCTCGTCGGTGCCGGTCAGAAAGAACACGTCCTTGCCGTCGAGTCGCTGGAAGCGCGCCAGCACGTCCGTGGCAATCGCCTCATAGGCGTGCCCGATATGCGGTGCGCCGTTCGGATAAACGATCGCCGTCGTGATGTAGAAAGTGTTGGTGCGGGCCGGCGTGACGCTCGAAGGCGTCGGCGGCGCGGTCGTGCCGGGCCGACGTGACGTTGCGGACTTCGCCGGACGCTTTGCTGCGGATCGCTTCGGCGCAGCCTTTTTCGCAGTGACCTTGTTCGTCGCCGCTTTTTTCGGAATTTTTTTTGTAGCTGGCTGTTTTTTGGCCGCTCGCTTCGCCGCCTTCTTTACTGTCTTTTTGGCTTTCTTCGGTACGCGCGCTTTTGTTGTCTTTTTGGTCTTCTTCGGGGCGCGCGCTTTTGTCGTCGTCTTCGTGCTCGTCTTTTTTGTGCGTTTGCCGGTCTTTCGGGCGCTCGCCTTCTTGCTGCGCTTCTTCACAATAGAGGCGCGATCGGTGGCGGCGTGGCGCGATTTGCGTGCCTTGCTTGCACGGGACTTTTTGGCCGGTTTCTTCTTAGCGGGAGCCACCACGAATTCCTTATGGGTCAGGCTGGATGTCGAGAACGATCATGGGCGGAGCGTTTTACCGCGTTGCTTCTGCAAGAAGCCCGAACACCGAAAAAACCAGCGGTTTTCGCTCGAGATTGTAGGTTTCCGTCTCGCGCGCGGCATTGTTGATCTTTTCCCATACCTCCGCCAGCCGTGCAAGGCGAGGAAGATTGGCGTTGGCATCGCCGGTGCGGAGACGCTCGGCGATCCAACGGTCAACGCTGTCGACGAAGGCGCCAAGCGCGGCGCGGTCGCTGCCGCCGAGCGCATCGCCCAGTGCGTGCAGTTCGCGCGGATCGACCTGCGGAAGGCTGTCCAACAACGCCGCCGTCCGCTGATGAAGTTTCAGCGCGCCGCCCCCGACCAGGGCCAGCGCTCGCGCCACGCTGCCTTCGGCCGCGTCGGCGGCTTCCCGCAGCGACGCATCGTCGGGCGCGATCCGCGCCGCCTCGGCGGCCGCCCGGATCACATCGCCGGCGGCCAGCGGCCGCAGCGCGAGCTTGCGGCAGCGCGACTGGATCGTCGGCAAGATTCGGGCCGGCGCGTGGCTGACTAGAAGAAACAGCGATAGATGTGGCGGCTCCTCGAGAACCTTGAGCAGCGCGTTGGCGGCATTGGGGTTGAGTTCGTCGACGGTATCGACGATGCACACCCGCCAGCCGCCCACGGCCGCGGTCGAGCCGAAAAAGGCGATTGTCTCCCGGGTCTGCTCGACGCTGATGACCGTGCGCATGACGCCCTTTTCGTTGGGCGTCCGCTCCAGCGTCAGGAGTCCGCCATGCGTGTCGGCCGCGACATGGCGGGCAACCGGATGCATCGGGTCCAGTTCGAGCGTTTCCGCCGATTGCACCGGCGACATGGCGGGGTCGCCGTGCGCAAGCACAAACCGCGCCATCCGGTAGGCCAGCGTCGCCTTGCCGATCCCCGGTGCGCCGCCGATCAGCCACGCGTGCGGGATGCGGCCGCCACGGTAGGCGTCGAGCAAGGTTCGCTCCGCCTCGCCATGACCGAAAAGAGCGGTGGTTTCGCGCGGATGCAGGACGGACTTCTCCGCGGCGGTGGGGCGGGCGATCATGCGCGTGTGACTTTCGTGCTGGAGTCCGCCACCAGCACGCGGTCGCGCAGCGCCGCCCACACGCCCGCGGCGACGGTATTGACGTCGGCGTTGGCGTCGATCACCACGCAGCGTTGCGGGTCGCTCGCGGCGATGTCCCGATAGGCGTCGCGGAGTTTCTGGTGAAACGCAACGTCTTCGGCTTCGAAGCGGTCTGGCGCGCCGCTGCCGCGGCGAACGGCGGCGCGCTGCATCCCGATCTCCACCGGCACGTCGAGGATCACGGTCAGGTCAGGCTTGAGATCGCCGATGGTCACCCGCTCCAGCGCGTTCAGCACGCCGGGCAGTACGTCGCCCAGCCGGCCCTGATAGGCACGGGTCGAATCGGCAAAGCGGTCGCAGAGCACCCAGATGCCCTGCTCCAGCGCGGGCTTGATGACAGTATGCACATGGTCGTCGCGCGCCGCCGCAAACAGCAAGGTTTCCGCGTAAGCGCCTAGCAGCTTTCCCATGCCGGACAGCACGAGGTGGCGAATGATTTCGGCGCCCGGCGATCCGCCGGGTTCGCGGGTGACGATGGCCCGCAGCTTCGCCGCATTGAGACGCTCGGCGAGGATGTTGATCTGCGTGGATTTGCCGGACCCCTCGCCGCCCTCGAAGGTAATGAAGCGCCCGCGCAGCAGGCCCACTTTGGGCGCGGCCTCGGTCATCAGAGCCTCGCGGCGCCCGAGCGCACCATCCCGATGACGAGCTCGATCGCCCCGTCCATCGCGCGGCGCATGGTCGAGCCGACGCCGACGGCGTCCGTGGCATGAACCGGCGTTTCGACCGCAACCTCCTTGCCGCGCCACACCTTGATAACGCCGATGGGCTGTTCCGGCGCTATCGGGGCGTGAACAGGTCCCGTATAGACGATACGTGCGATCAGCCTGTCGCTGCCGTTCTTCTGGACCATGACCTGGACCGGTTCAGACGCGGCGACCCGGACGGAGCCACTGTCGCCGCCAAACACCTTGGCGTAGCCGATCGTCTGTTCCGCGGCGAACAGGGTTCGCACTTCGAAATTCCGAAAACCCCATTCCAGCAGCTTCTTGGCTGCGGCCGCGCGGTCGTCCGCGCTCGCGAGGCCGTTCACCACGACGATCAGCCGCGTGCCGTTCTGGACGGCCGAGCCGACCATGCCGTAGCCGCCCTCCTTGGTGTAGCCGGTCTTGAGCCCGTCGGCCCCCTCCATCGCGGTCAGCAGCGGGTTGCGGTTGAACTGGCGGATCTTGTTCCAGGTGAATTCGCGTTCGCCGAACAGCTTGTAGAAATCCGGGTACGTCAGGACGATGTGGCGCGCCAGCACAGCAAGCTCGCGGACCGTCATCTTGTTGCCGGGATCCGGCAGGCCGTTGGAATTGGCGAAGGTCGAGCGGGTCATGCCCAGGTCCCGCGCCCGCGCTGTCATCTTTTCCGCGAAGGCGCTCTCGTTACCGGCAATGCCCTCCGCCAGCGCCATACAGGAATCGTTGCCGCTCTGGATGATCGCACCATGCAGGAGATCGTCTACGGAGACGCGGCTGTTGATCGCCGCGAACATGGTCGATCCGCCAGAAGGCGCCCCGCCCTTGCGCCAGGTGTTCTCGCTGATAACGAACTCGTCGGTGAGCTTGATCTGGCCTTTCCGGATGGCGTCGAACACCACCTCCACCGTCATCAACTTCATCATGCTGGACGGTGCATGCAGTTCGTCGGCGTTCTTTTCGAACAGCACGCTACCGCTGTTGGCTTCGACCAGAATCGCGGTCGGGGCAACCGTCTCGTATATTTCTTCCTTCTTGGCACCCTGCACGCTGTTGTTGGCAGCCAGCGCGATGCCATCGAAGCCGACCGCAAGGACAATGGCGGCGGCCATCAGACCGCGCCAGGTGAGGCCCTGGCGTCTGTCAGGCGTGAAAGATCTGGCTGTCATGCACCGCGTCCCGAATAGGAAGTTCTAACAGTTGGGACCATCGCAAACAACATGGGCCGCGCCCGGATAGCGCCGGGGCATGTCGATACGGTTGATCGGTTGCGGACGAGCGGCGCTTAGTAGAGTCCGCGCCCCGAGAGCGGTTCGCTCGGTCCGCGCGGGTCGATGGGCGCATAAGCGGCGACCGGGCGGACATCGCTCGTCACGTCGTCGCCGCTGACGTCGTAGGAAACCGCCCGAGGATTATCCCGCATCTGTGGATGCGGCCGAGCGCGGCTGGACGCCGACATTTCGGACGTCGCATTGATCGAGTCGGCGTCCACCGAGGTATGTCCGAGCGCATAGGGTCGCCCGTCCGGCGTCGGTACATCACCGCGGATCGCGCGTCCGGACGGCGCGAGTTCAGGCACAAACGGCCGCGCCGACGCGATCCTGACCGTGGATGGCGACGGCGCCGGTTCACCGGTTCGCAGAGTCGCCATCAATTGCCGGTCATCCGAACCTTCGAGTGGCGCGCGTCCAACGTATTCGACCCGGACCCGCGCGACGCCCCTGCCCTTGAACTCCAGCAACTCGGCGGCCTTGTTCGAGACGTCGATCAGCCTATTGCCGTGATACGGCCCGCGATCATTGACGCGGACGATCAGGGATCTGCCGTTGCTGAGGTTGGTC
Protein-coding sequences here:
- the metG gene encoding methionine--tRNA ligase, with product MAPAKKKPAKKSRASKARKSRHAATDRASIVKKRSKKASARKTGKRTKKTSTKTTTKARAPKKTKKTTKARVPKKAKKTVKKAAKRAAKKQPATKKIPKKAATNKVTAKKAAPKRSAAKRPAKSATSRRPGTTAPPTPSSVTPARTNTFYITTAIVYPNGAPHIGHAYEAIATDVLARFQRLDGKDVFFLTGTDEHGQKMVQTAQKENISALELATRNAELLRKLDETLNISFNRFIRTSEPAHHHSVQEIWKRMAANGDIYLSSYAGWYSVRDEAYYAEDETVVGEDNVRRGPQGTPVEWVEEKSYFFKLSAYQDRLLALYESQPDFIGPDSRRNEVISFVKGGLKDLSISRTTFDWGVKVPDDPEHVMYVWVDALTNYITGVGFPDENDKDWRYWPADLHIIGKDIIRFHAVYWPAFLMSAGIPLQKRVYAHGFLFNRGEKMSKSVGNVVDPFNLAAQYGVDQVRYFFLREVPFGQDGSYNHEAIVARINADLANDFGNLAQRSLSMIAKQHDGALPEPGDFSDNDKAILAQADGMIAVAREAMNTQQIHQALNAVWAVVAEANRYFAGEAPWVLAKTDPARQKTVLYVAAEVVRQIAILAQPAMPASCATMLDLLGIPASERNFAMLGGHVRIKPGTTLPPPVPVFPRYVEPSVA
- a CDS encoding DNA polymerase III subunit delta', whose protein sequence is MIARPTAAEKSVLHPRETTALFGHGEAERTLLDAYRGGRIPHAWLIGGAPGIGKATLAYRMARFVLAHGDPAMSPVQSAETLELDPMHPVARHVAADTHGGLLTLERTPNEKGVMRTVISVEQTRETIAFFGSTAAVGGWRVCIVDTVDELNPNAANALLKVLEEPPHLSLFLLVSHAPARILPTIQSRCRKLALRPLAAGDVIRAAAEAARIAPDDASLREAADAAEGSVARALALVGGGALKLHQRTAALLDSLPQVDPRELHALGDALGGSDRAALGAFVDSVDRWIAERLRTGDANANLPRLARLAEVWEKINNAARETETYNLERKPLVFSVFGLLAEATR
- the tmk gene encoding dTMP kinase produces the protein MTEAAPKVGLLRGRFITFEGGEGSGKSTQINILAERLNAAKLRAIVTREPGGSPGAEIIRHLVLSGMGKLLGAYAETLLFAAARDDHVHTVIKPALEQGIWVLCDRFADSTRAYQGRLGDVLPGVLNALERVTIGDLKPDLTVILDVPVEIGMQRAAVRRGSGAPDRFEAEDVAFHQKLRDAYRDIAASDPQRCVVIDANADVNTVAAGVWAALRDRVLVADSSTKVTRA
- a CDS encoding D-alanyl-D-alanine carboxypeptidase family protein, with product MTARSFTPDRRQGLTWRGLMAAAIVLAVGFDGIALAANNSVQGAKKEEIYETVAPTAILVEANSGSVLFEKNADELHAPSSMMKLMTVEVVFDAIRKGQIKLTDEFVISENTWRKGGAPSGGSTMFAAINSRVSVDDLLHGAIIQSGNDSCMALAEGIAGNESAFAEKMTARARDLGMTRSTFANSNGLPDPGNKMTVRELAVLARHIVLTYPDFYKLFGEREFTWNKIRQFNRNPLLTAMEGADGLKTGYTKEGGYGMVGSAVQNGTRLIVVVNGLASADDRAAAAKKLLEWGFRNFEVRTLFAAEQTIGYAKVFGGDSGSVRVAASEPVQVMVQKNGSDRLIARIVYTGPVHAPIAPEQPIGVIKVWRGKEVAVETPVHATDAVGVGSTMRRAMDGAIELVIGMVRSGAARL
- a CDS encoding septal ring lytic transglycosylase RlpA family protein, yielding MGKPDSDRIGRAARAIAAAGVCLMLASCGSSGKFSRIDPKYGVSSSPRVVGFGEPVPKGGGTYRVGKPYTVAGRVYVPEENTHYRAEGLASWYGDAFHGRLTANGEVFDMASLSAAHPTLPLPCYARVTNLSNGRSLIVRVNDRGPYHGNRLIDVSNKAAELLEFKGRGVARVRVEYVGRAPLEGSDDRQLMATLRTGEPAPSPSTVRIASARPFVPELAPSGRAIRGDVPTPDGRPYALGHTSVDADSINATSEMSASSRARPHPQMRDNPRAVSYDVSGDDVTSDVRPVAAYAPIDPRGPSEPLSGRGLY